A genomic segment from Micromonospora echinaurantiaca encodes:
- a CDS encoding ABC transporter permease, with the protein MAVIARMLVRRLLLLIPLLLGVILFVFIIMRFSQNKPEYAYFQGANPTPEQIHQFQLENGLLDPLPIRYLRFVGDLLQGDMGTSVLTKAPVLDSVLTALPLTLQLTFLGLLIGVVTALVFGVTAALFRDRWPDQLIRVLSLTGVAAPSFWLALLMIQYLAVDAGVFPTGGYINPADSFTGWLRSLTLPALALSLPVAAQLTRIVRTSMVEELDKDYVRTAIGNGLPPVVVVGRNVLRNALINPLTVLGLRVGYLLGGAVVIETIFSLPGMGKLMIDGVTNGDPAVVQGAVLTIATGFVVVNLVVDILYLLVNPRLRSAG; encoded by the coding sequence GTGGCAGTGATCGCCAGAATGCTGGTCCGTCGCCTGCTTCTCCTGATCCCGCTCCTGCTGGGCGTGATCCTGTTCGTCTTCATCATCATGCGGTTCTCGCAGAACAAGCCTGAGTACGCGTACTTCCAGGGCGCGAACCCCACCCCGGAACAGATCCATCAGTTCCAACTGGAGAACGGCCTGCTGGATCCGCTGCCGATCCGCTACCTCCGGTTCGTGGGCGACCTCCTACAGGGCGACATGGGCACCAGCGTCCTCACCAAGGCGCCAGTGCTCGACTCGGTGCTCACCGCGCTGCCGCTGACCCTTCAACTGACCTTCCTCGGCCTGCTGATCGGAGTCGTCACCGCGCTGGTCTTCGGCGTCACCGCGGCGCTCTTCCGGGACCGCTGGCCGGACCAGCTGATCCGCGTGCTGTCCCTGACCGGCGTCGCCGCGCCGTCGTTCTGGCTGGCCCTGCTGATGATCCAGTACCTCGCCGTCGACGCCGGCGTCTTTCCCACCGGCGGATACATCAACCCGGCCGACTCCTTCACCGGCTGGCTGCGCTCCCTCACCCTTCCGGCGCTGGCCCTGTCACTGCCGGTCGCGGCCCAGCTCACCCGCATCGTCCGGACCTCGATGGTCGAAGAGCTCGACAAGGACTACGTCCGCACGGCGATCGGCAACGGCCTACCACCCGTCGTCGTGGTCGGCCGGAACGTGCTGCGCAACGCGCTGATCAACCCGCTCACCGTGCTCGGCCTGCGGGTCGGCTACCTCCTCGGCGGTGCGGTGGTCATCGAAACGATCTTCTCGCTGCCCGGAATGGGCAAGCTAATGATCGACGGAGTGACCAACGGCGACCCAGCCGTGGTGCAGGGCGCCGTACTGACCATCGCCACCGGCTTCGTGGTGGTCAACCTCGTCGTCGACATCCTCTACCTACTGGTCAACCCACGCCTGA